The following proteins are co-located in the Candidatus Latescibacter sp. genome:
- a CDS encoding NFACT family protein, which produces MDYYTIVAQRTLLEREFSGRVIDAVRLKDFTTLHLGFEGEKALKLACIPDMPYLCVIEKRFIPLKNAQDWHFSKFAGKKLIGITRTPGDRILTFASESGFRLVFEMTGRNANLIVVDPGGIIAGATRLVTRRESGYRSIYPGIPYEPPPSRGFPDMSADSLSNLLNMLEASEGAVSEVLSSLAGGSRIFAGEILALIGMAPDTPVSSLGCGDKEKLLTAALRLIAIIEQGGEGGAVIMDARTAIPRDVFPVPMASAAERDRYFDDLNDAVASYAKERERALEFRSVLQSIHSALAREEKNIIGTISKIEHERGGESEPEELERRANALLAGLRLIKKGMKSILLPDPYSGGEIEVELDRALDGSANAERLFTRARKLRSAAKAAVERLRTLSKRLEEIKEERKSLVSIEDIRELKKIAARYARNISASREPEAMEKFPRRFTSDSGLEILVGRNDAENDELVRWARRNDVWLHAQGVGGSHVILRSPGKQMPDHRSIELAASIAAYYSKAKTSAFVPVAWTLVKYVVKRKGQGPGKVTYTHEKVIFTEPAKLKK; this is translated from the coding sequence ATGGATTACTACACCATCGTTGCGCAGAGAACCCTCCTGGAGAGAGAATTTTCAGGAAGGGTAATCGATGCGGTCCGGCTCAAAGATTTCACCACACTCCACCTCGGTTTCGAGGGTGAAAAAGCGCTCAAGCTTGCCTGCATTCCCGACATGCCCTACCTCTGTGTCATCGAGAAGCGGTTCATTCCACTGAAAAACGCCCAGGACTGGCATTTTTCAAAATTCGCCGGGAAAAAACTCATCGGCATTACCCGAACTCCGGGCGACAGAATACTCACGTTCGCTTCGGAATCGGGCTTCCGCCTGGTTTTCGAGATGACCGGCCGCAACGCCAATCTCATCGTGGTCGATCCCGGCGGAATCATAGCGGGCGCCACCCGCCTGGTAACCCGCCGTGAGAGCGGATACCGCTCCATCTATCCCGGCATTCCCTATGAGCCGCCGCCGTCACGGGGTTTCCCAGATATGTCTGCCGATTCTCTTTCCAACCTGTTGAACATGCTGGAAGCCAGTGAGGGCGCGGTATCGGAAGTGCTGTCCTCTCTTGCGGGAGGAAGCAGAATCTTTGCCGGAGAAATTCTCGCTCTCATCGGCATGGCGCCGGATACCCCGGTTTCCTCGCTCGGTTGCGGGGATAAGGAAAAGCTGCTTACCGCGGCTTTGCGCCTGATCGCAATCATAGAGCAGGGCGGAGAGGGCGGCGCTGTAATCATGGACGCCAGAACTGCTATCCCCCGCGATGTGTTCCCCGTTCCCATGGCTTCCGCCGCCGAACGGGACCGTTATTTCGACGATCTCAATGATGCGGTGGCATCTTACGCCAAAGAACGAGAGCGTGCTCTCGAATTCCGGAGCGTTCTTCAGTCGATCCATTCCGCCCTTGCCCGTGAGGAAAAAAATATAATCGGCACCATCAGCAAGATCGAGCATGAACGGGGCGGAGAGTCTGAGCCTGAAGAGCTTGAGCGGCGGGCGAATGCCCTGCTGGCGGGTCTTCGCCTCATAAAAAAGGGTATGAAATCAATTCTCCTCCCCGATCCCTATTCCGGGGGAGAGATCGAGGTGGAGCTTGACCGGGCGCTCGATGGTTCCGCGAACGCCGAACGTCTTTTCACCCGCGCCCGCAAACTGCGTTCGGCGGCGAAAGCGGCAGTGGAACGCCTCCGTACGCTTTCGAAGCGTCTGGAGGAGATAAAGGAAGAAAGGAAATCACTTGTTTCCATCGAAGACATCCGTGAGCTTAAAAAAATAGCCGCCCGATACGCCAGGAATATCTCAGCTTCACGGGAGCCGGAAGCGATGGAGAAATTCCCCCGGCGGTTTACTTCCGATTCCGGCCTGGAAATCCTCGTGGGCCGTAATGATGCTGAAAACGATGAACTGGTCCGCTGGGCGCGCCGTAACGATGTATGGCTCCATGCGCAGGGAGTGGGAGGCTCGCATGTCATTCTGCGCTCACCCGGAAAGCAGATGCCCGACCACCGGAGCATCGAGCTGGCGGCCTCTATCGCGGCTTACTATTCCAAAGCAAAGACTTCGGCTTTCGTCCCCGTGGCATGGACGCTGGTCAAGTATGTGGTGAAAAGGAAAGGTCAAGGCCCCGGGAAGGTGACCTATACCCATGAAAAGGTAATTTTTACCGAGCCGGCAAAGCTGAAAAAATAG
- the aroQ gene encoding type II 3-dehydroquinate dehydratase — MKKILIIHGPNLNLLGMREKGIYGEKPLEAINHEIVSHGASIGLAVETFQSNSEGGIIDAIQAAAVKYDGVIINPGGYTHTSISIRDAIAAVTIPFVEVHLSNIHSREEFRKTSVTAPVCRGQISGFGEFSYILGLDAMRRILE, encoded by the coding sequence ATGAAAAAAATACTTATCATCCACGGCCCGAATCTCAACCTTCTCGGGATGCGTGAAAAGGGAATTTATGGTGAAAAGCCGCTTGAAGCGATAAATCATGAGATAGTGAGCCACGGCGCTTCCATCGGGCTTGCGGTGGAGACGTTTCAGTCGAACAGCGAGGGCGGAATTATCGATGCCATCCAGGCGGCCGCCGTGAAATACGACGGCGTGATCATCAATCCCGGAGGATATACCCATACAAGCATCTCCATACGGGATGCAATCGCCGCGGTAACCATCCCCTTCGTAGAAGTTCACCTCTCCAATATCCACAGCCGCGAAGAGTTCCGGAAAACCTCGGTTACCGCCCCGGTCTGCCGGGGACAGATCAGCGGATTCGGCGAATTCTCGTATATTCTCGGACTGGATGCCATGCGGAGAATACTTGAATAA